The genomic stretch CTTCGTAAACGAATATGGAAGCATCTTTTCTTATGCCTCTGGGATTGTAGACCCTTGAGTATATTAGCTCCTTACCCCTGTAAACCTCTAGCTTTATAGATGACCTCTCCTTCACAATGGCATTCTGAGCCTGCATGTGCCTCAAAGATCCACTCCCGATTCCTTTTGTTTCCCTAACAGGAGATGACCTGTATTTGAAGCTTATGACCACTGCAGACATGTCTGTGGGGTAAAAGGCAACCCTGTGTGTGGTAAGGGGATAAAAGAGGAATACGGGAAGGGTAAGCACAGAAACCGCAAGAGGATAGTTTATCCTGTTCGTGGCTAAAATCTTCACACCCTGTCCTTCCTTTGTAGACTCCATGAACTCCCTTATCTCCTTCTCTACAGACTTTACATATGGCGCCTCAAGAATCAGCACCCTTCCACCCATCACCTTCTTTTTAAGTATGGGTCTTCTCTTCCTTTCATACCTTTCTTCCAGCCATTTGTTTCCCTCCCTGAAATAGCAGTCTTCATACTCGCAGGAGATTATGACAACTCCTTCAACACCCATATCCAGGATTTCTTCCACATGGTATGCGTTCACGGCACCCACACAGGGAACGGTAAAGACAGCAATACCCTCTTTTTCTGGCGGAACTGCACTGAATGGACATCTAAAGACCGCACAAAAGGGCTTTTCTTTCTCTATTTTTTCAATGTATTCATGTATGGGATAGGTTGGTATGTCTATAACAAGGGCACTGCATGAGCCCACACATATACCACAGCCTGCGCACTTGACATCGTTCAAAATAGCCTTTTTCTTGCCCTCATAGTCCCTCATGGTTATGGCTTCGTAAGGACAGTCTATGTAGCACTGTTCGCACCCAGTACACCTTTCAAAGTCTATGTGTGCCGGTGGGTTCCTTCTTCCCTTTATGAGCCATGGAAAAGCGAAGAGAAAGGTGAAAAAGCCCAGAAATATAAGCCAGTTGGCGGACATGGGTATGTATTTAAGAAGGGGGTAACCAAAGAGGTAAAACCAGTCCACACTCATCTCAAAAGGCAACCTGTTCATGTAGGCTGGTGGGTCGCTCTTTGCAGGAAAAACAACGGAAAGCATTATGAGAAGGACAGTTATGGTTATGTAGAGAAACCTTGGTGGTATAAGTCTTGGTCTGGCGTTTCTCATAACATGAACCCAGAGGGTAAAGACTATGAGTATGGTAAGGGCTATATGGGCAAAGAGCAGAATTCTGAAAAGCCCGCTGAGATACTTTATATCGCTTCCAAGGAAGGCGCTCATCAGAGCATCTCCAAAGACTGGCAGGAAGGAGAAGAACTTGGCAGTCAGAAGCCCAGTGAGCTGTGCCCTCTCGTCCCAGACCAGTATGTAGCCCGATATTCCGATAGCCAAAAATATAAGAAGAGTGGCAACGCCTGTGACCCACGCAACCCATCGGAACATCCTGAACCTGTCCGTTATTATCACATGCACCATATGGGCGAGGGTTGTAAGTATTAGGGCATCAGAAGAATATCTATGTAGTCCCCTCATTATATTTCCCAGAAAGCTTTCGGATATTCTTTCCACAGACTGGTAGGAGGTCTGAGGGTCTATGCTGTAAAAGAAAAAGAGATAAACACCTGATATGACATCTATGATTAGAAGGAATATGGCGATAGCACCAAGATGATAGAGAGGATTTAGCCTTGAAGAAAAGAACCTGCTCATAAGGTAGGAAAACTTCTGAAAGCCTACGTATAATAGCTGTATGCTCGCCATCTGCATGAAAACCTCCTGTAAGCAGTTACTCACTTAACAATATAATATAAGCCCTTTATTAAAGACTTATGCGTTTTAATTTAAAGTTAAAAGATGATAAATTTAATTATTGACAAAAAAATCTTCAGATATTAATCTATATAAACAATCACTCACCAAGGAGGTGTAGCCATGGAGGAGAAGGAAAAGAAAACGCCCTTCCTTCAACTGGTGCTGGATGATTTCATGTTTCTACTTTTTCTAGGGGTCACGATTTATGCAGTCTCCTACCTCATATGGGGGCTTTTGGAGCTTGCGTGGCTCTCTCCTATACCAGATGAAATCAAACAATCCCTTTTAGGAGGTAAGTGACATGGCACTGCTACCACCAGAAGAAGGATGGTATTTCAAACGGGTGGCAAAAGATGAAAAGATGTGGATAGCCATAGCCCTTGTGGTTTGCCTGGCCCTCTTTTTCTGGATGATAGTATGGCATGTCTATGGAAAACAGAACCCATCCTTTACCACCTACAGGACTACTCCCCAGGAGTTTAACGCCCTGACACAGGCCTTCATACAGAAGTATAAGATAGGAGAGGAAAAGGGCATACCTGTGGTGGAACCCCCACCCAACAGCGATGTTTTTCTTCTGGGTAAGATGTGGGCCTGGGAGCCTATACTTGTGCTTAAAAAGGGTCAGGAATACAGGTTTCACATATCCTCCCTTGACCTTCTTCATGGCTTTTCCCTGCAGCCTGTAAACATGAACTTTATGGTTTTTCCTGGCTATGACTACGTGCTCACCTTCAGACCCACATCCACCGGTGAGTTCTACATAGTCTGCAACGAGTTCTGCGGTATAGGGCATCACATGATGATTGGAAAAATCATAGTGAAGGAGTGAGGAGGTTTAGCCATGTTTAGAACATGCGATATTACTGGACTTAAAGT from Aquificaceae bacterium encodes the following:
- a CDS encoding hydrogenase iron-sulfur subunit translates to MQMASIQLLYVGFQKFSYLMSRFFSSRLNPLYHLGAIAIFLLIIDVISGVYLFFFYSIDPQTSYQSVERISESFLGNIMRGLHRYSSDALILTTLAHMVHVIITDRFRMFRWVAWVTGVATLLIFLAIGISGYILVWDERAQLTGLLTAKFFSFLPVFGDALMSAFLGSDIKYLSGLFRILLFAHIALTILIVFTLWVHVMRNARPRLIPPRFLYITITVLLIMLSVVFPAKSDPPAYMNRLPFEMSVDWFYLFGYPLLKYIPMSANWLIFLGFFTFLFAFPWLIKGRRNPPAHIDFERCTGCEQCYIDCPYEAITMRDYEGKKKAILNDVKCAGCGICVGSCSALVIDIPTYPIHEYIEKIEKEKPFCAVFRCPFSAVPPEKEGIAVFTVPCVGAVNAYHVEEILDMGVEGVVIISCEYEDCYFREGNKWLEERYERKRRPILKKKVMGGRVLILEAPYVKSVEKEIREFMESTKEGQGVKILATNRINYPLAVSVLTLPVFLFYPLTTHRVAFYPTDMSAVVISFKYRSSPVRETKGIGSGSLRHMQAQNAIVKERSSIKLEVYRGKELIYSRVYNPRGIRKDASIFVYEELFLKAGNQKLTLRLEETAHKEKVKEFEFITPEKPGESLLITYDEATGSFLSLR
- a CDS encoding cytochrome C oxidase subunit II, with amino-acid sequence MALLPPEEGWYFKRVAKDEKMWIAIALVVCLALFFWMIVWHVYGKQNPSFTTYRTTPQEFNALTQAFIQKYKIGEEKGIPVVEPPPNSDVFLLGKMWAWEPILVLKKGQEYRFHISSLDLLHGFSLQPVNMNFMVFPGYDYVLTFRPTSTGEFYIVCNEFCGIGHHMMIGKIIVKE